From Nocardioides faecalis:
CCCAGGACGCCCTGGGCCTGATGGACCACCTCGGCCTGGACTCGGCCCACGTGGTCGGGGTGTCGATGGGCGGGATGGTCGCGCAGACGATGGCCCTCACCGCCCCGCAGCGGGTGCGCTCCCTGACCAGCATCATGTCCACCACCGGGCACCGGCGCGTCGGCTGGCAGAGCCCTGCCCTGCTGACGACGCTGCGCGCCTCCCGCGGCCCGGGCAAGCAGGCCTACGTCGAGCGCAGCGTCGTGGTGTGGGGCCTCATCGGCTCGCCGGGGTTCCGCCAGCCCGAGGAGGAGCTGCGGGACCGGGCCGGCGCCACATGGGAGCGCGGCATCGACGACGCCGGGGTGAGGCGCCAAGCGCTGGCCGTGCTCACCCAGCCTGACCGCACCCCTCGGCTCGGCTCGCTGCAGATGCCGACGCTGGTGATGCACGGCCTGGACGACCGGATGGTGCACGTCTCCGGAGGGCGGGCGACCGCGCGGGCGATCCGCGGCGCGGAGCTGGTGGTCATCCCGGGCTGGGGTCACGACCTGCCCGAAGCCCTCTACCCCACCTTCGTGCGCTGGATCTCCCGGACCGCGGAGCGCGCGCTCAGTGCGCGCTGACCTCCGAGGCCGCGATCCGTCCGGCGCGCTCACGGTCGACGGTGAGGTTCTCGCCGGTCTCGGGGTCGAACAGGTGGATGCGCCGTCCGTCGACCCAGATCTCGGCTTCCTGGCCCTCCTGGATCCGGCTGGCACCGTCGAGGGAGACGATCAGCTGGGTGCGCAGCGCCTCGCTGTCGAGGTCCTTCTCCAGCTGCGCCAGCTCGCGGGTGACCTCCGGCGGCGCCTCGAACGGGATGTAGGCGTAGGTCTCGTTGCCCAGCCACTCCACCGTGTCGACCTCGGCGGTGAACGTGGACCCGGCCTTCTTCTCATCGGCCAGTGAGGCGTCCTCGAAGTGCTCGGGCCGGATGCCGGCGATGAGCAGCCCTCGACCGGCGGCCCGCTCGGCCTTGTCGGCCGGGATCTCCACGCTGCCGAACGGCAGCTGCACCGAGGTGCCCTCGACGGTGGCGGGCAGGAAGTTCATCGGCGGGGAGCCGATGAAGCCGGCGACGAAGAGGTTGCCAGGGTTCTCGTAGAGCTCGCGCGGCGTCGCGAGCTGCTGCAGCAGGCCCCGCTTGAGCACCGCGACCCGGTCGCCGAGGGTCATCGCCTCGGTCTGGTCGTGGGTGACGTAGACGGTGGTGATGCCGAGCTGTCGCTGCAACCGGGCGATCTCAGTGCGCATCTGGCCGCGCAGCTTGGCGTCGAGGTTGGACAGCGGCTCGTCGAAGAGGAAGGCGTCGGCCTTGCGGACGATCGCGCGGCCCATCGCGACGCGCTGCCGCTGGCCGCCGGAGAGGTTGCCGGGCTTGCGGTCGAGGTGCTCGGTGAGCTCCAGGGTCTCCGCCGCGTCACGCACCAGCCGGTCGACCTCCTCGTCGGGCATCTTGGCCAGCCGCAGCGGGAACGCGATGTTCTCGAAGACCGTCAGGTGCGGGTAGAGCGCGTAGTTCTGGAACACCATCGCCAGGTTCCGCTCGCGCGGGGCGAGGTCGTTGACCCGCCGGTCCCCGATCATCATGTCGCCGGAGGTGATGTCCTCCAGGCCGACGATCATCCGCAGCAGCGTCGACTTCCCGCAGCCGGAGGGGCCGACGAGGATCATGAACTCCCCGTCCGCGACGTCGATCGAGACGTCGTTCACGGCAGGGAACCCGTCGCCGTACTTCTTGACGATGTTCTTCATCGTGATGGCGGCCATCTGACCTCACCCCTTCACCGCACCGGACGTCAGGCCGGCGACGATCTTGCGTTGGAAAATCAGGACGATGATGATGATCGGGATCGTCGCGATGACGGCTCCCGCGGCCAGCAGGGACGCCGGCCGGTTGAACGGGTCGGAGCCGACGAAGAAGGACAGCGACGCAGGGATGGGTCGTGCGGCCTCTGTCGAGGTCAGCGAGATGCCGAAGACGAAGTCGTTCCAGGCGAAGAAGAACGTCAGGATCGCGGCGGTGAACACCCCGGGGGCAGCCAGGGGCACGATCACCTTGCGGAACGCCTGCCACGACGTGGCGCCGTCCACCTGCGCGGCCTGCTCCATCTCCCACGGGATCTCCCGGAAGAAGGCCGACAGCGTCCAGATCGCCAGCGGCAGCGTGAAGGACATGTACGGGATGATCAGGCCGGGCCAGGTGTCGTAGAGCCCGAAGGCGCGCCACATGTCGAACAGCGGCCCGACCAGCGAGACGACCGGGAACATCGCGATCGCCAGGGCGATCGTGAGCACCGCCTTCTTGCCGCGGAACTCCAGGCGGGCGATGGCGTACGCCGCCAGGGTGGCCACGATGATCGAGAGCAGCGTCGCGATCAGGCTGATCCCGATGGAGTTGAAGATCGCTCGGCGGAACTGCTCGTTGTCCCACACGGCCTTGTAGTTGTCCCAGCCGGCCCCGGCGCCGTCGGCGGGGAAGAAGCCCGGTGAGCCGTTGGTGATCGCGGTCTCGGACTTGAAGGACAAGGAGATGATCCAGGCCACCGGGAGCAGGCACCAGAGCATGATCAGCGCGCAGCCGACGATGATGCCGATTCGGTTCTTCATCTCATCACTCCTGCCGGGCCTGCGCCAGGTCGACGCGGAAGAGCTTCACGATCAAGAAGGCGACGATCAGCACCGAGAGGAACAGCAGCACCGAAAGCGCCGAGCCGAGACCGAGCTGGAACTGCTCGATGGTCTGTCTGTAGGTCAGGAAGCTGATCGACTCCGTCTTCACCGCACCGGCAGTCATCACGAAGATGTTGTCGAAGATGCGGTAGGCGTCGAGCGCCCGGAAGAGGACCGCGACCATGATCGCGGCCCGCATGTTCGGCAGGATCACCTTGGTGAGCCGCTGCCACCAGGTGGCCCCGTCGACCTTGGCGGCCTCGATCATGTCCTCGTTGACCTGGGCCAGCCCGGCCAGGAGCAGCAGCGACATGAACGGGGTGGTCTTCCAGATCTCCGAGACCATGATCGCGATCACCGCGGGCGTGGTGTCGCCGAACCAGTTGAAGTCCTCGCCGATGAACGGCAGCCAGCCGTTGACGAAGCCGTTCTGGTAGGAGAAGGCGAACTGCCAGGCGAAGCCGGAGACGACGGTGATGATCCCGTACGGGATCAGGATCGAGGTCCGGATCACGCCGCGGGCGAAGATCACCCGGTGCATCACCATCGCGAACACGAAGCCGATGACGAGCTCGACGGCGACGGTCACCAGCATGTAGACCACCGTGATCCCGGTGGTCTGCCAGAACAGCGGGTCGGTCAGGGCGGTGACGTAGTTGCTCAGGCCGACGAAGCTGCGGTCGTCGGGTGCGGTCAGCGCGTAGTCGAAGGTGGACAGGTAGAGCGCCCGCAGCATCGGGAACGCGGTGACCAGCAGCATCAGGATGATCGCCGGAGCGACCAGCTTCTGGCCCAGCCTGGTCTCCGCCTTCGTCCGGTCGCTGACCGTCGCTTTGGCGGCGCGCTTGCGCTTGCCCGGCGCAGGCGCGGTGGTGGTGGCGGTCATAGCAGCGACTTCCCTTCCAGCACGGCCTTGAGGTACTCGGCCGAATCCTTGGGCGTGCTCTTCGGGTCCACCGACCGCGGCGAGTGCCACTTCGCCTGCAGAGCGCTCGAGATCATCGCGTAGAACGCGCTCTTCGGCCGGGTCCCGCCCTCGTCGACGCTGGTGCGGAACAGCTCGATCAGGTCCGCGGGGTAGTCACCGCTCTCCTTCACCTGGTCGTACGCCGCGTTGGTGGACGGCATCAGCCCCGCCTCGAGCGCCAGGTCGACCTGCACCTTCACCGAGGTGATGCACTCCGCCGCCTCCTTCGCCCAGTCCGGGTGATCCCCGTAGGCGCCCACCCCGATGTTGATGCCACCGACCGGGGGCCGCGACGGGTCGTCCTTGACGGTGCGGGGGTAGCGCGCCCAGCCCAGGTCCTTGAACTGCTCCTCGGTGATCCCGTCCGGAGCGCCGACCAGGCCGGCGTAGTTCTGGTAGACGAAGGTCCAGTTGACCATGAACTCCCCCGGGCCGTCGTACATCTGGCCCAGGCTGGTGCCCTCGTTGGAGACGGAGAGATCGGGCTGGGCGGCGCGGGAGTCGGCGAGCTTCTTGATCACCGCGGCGGCCGCGCGCCCGGCCTCGGAGTCGAGGCCGATGTCGGCGTCCCGCCCGGCCTCGGTGTTGGAGACGATGTCGCCGCCGGCGCCCTGGATGAGGGCGTTGATCCACACCACGTACGCCTCGTACTTGTTGCCCTGGACGCCGACGGTGCCCCCGTTGTCGGCAGCGGCGTCGATCACCTGGTCCCAGGTGACCGGCTGGGTCATGTCGAGCCCGGCGGCCTCGGCGAGCGACTTGCGGTACCAGAGCACCTGGGTGTTGGCCCACAGCGGGATCGCGTAGACCTTGTCCTCCCAGGTGACCGTGTCCGCGGCGCCGGCCAGGTACTCGCCGTCACCCTCGATGCTGGCGTTGACCTTGTCGGCCGGCTCCCCGGTGACCTCCTTCAACCAGCCCGCGTTGGCGAACTCGGCGACGAAGACCGGGTCGAGGTTCATCAGGTCCGTGCTGGAGTCCTCCGCCGCGAGCCGCCGGGCCAACTGGGTGCGCTGGTCGGTCGCGGAGCTGGGCAGCAGCTGGACCGAGAGGTCGTAGTCGTCGGTGCTGCACTCCTTGGCGTACCGCTCGAACACGGGGACGCCGTCGGGGTTCACGTACCAGTTCAGGGTGGGCTTGCCCTCGCTGCCGCAGGCGACCAGGGTCCCCAGCGCAAGGGACGTCACCGCGAACGCGGCGATCGGGCGTCGGCGGCGCGTCCGGCGCCGGCGCGGGGCGTGATCGGGTCCGGACTTCCATCGGGACGCGAGCCGTGTCAGCGTCATCGACCAGATCACCTCCGTGTGATACGTGTCACTCAGTGCTACAGCACCGGACCAAGGATGTCCACGTCCCTGACACCGCGGCATTGCCCCGTACCCTGTTTTGTAGACGCCGCCGAGCCCCGCCACTGTGCCGGGAGCGCTGCGGTCCCGGCGTGCCTACAGTGAGGTCATGGCGCTCCAGCTCGTCGCCTCGCGCACCGACCCGGCGCTCTTCCGGCTTCCCTGGCGCACCCCGCTCGCCGAGTGGCCCGAGTGGCACCTGGTCCCGCTGCCGCGCGGACTGTCGCGCCACGTCGTCCGCGTCGTCCGGGTCAACCGGCAGTTCCTGGCGATCAAGGAGACCGAGGAGCCGATCGCCCTGCGTGAGTACGACGTCCTGCGCGACCTGCAGCGCATCCACCAGCCCGCGGTCGTGCCGCGGGGCGTGGTGACGGGCCGGGTGAGCACCGACGGCGAGCCGCTGCCGGCCGCGCTGATCACCGAGCACCTGCACTACTCGCTGCCCTACCGCACCGTCTTCCAGCACGGCCTGAGCCTCGAGCAGGCCCCCGCCCTGGTCGACGCGCTCGTCGTGCTGCTCGTCCGGCTGCACCTGGCGGGCTTCTACTGGGGCGACGTGTCGCTGTCCAACACGCTCTTCCGCCGCAACGCCGAGGGCTTCGCCGCCTACCTGGTCGACGCCGAGACCGGGGAGCTGCGCGAACGGATCTCCGACGCGCTGCGCGAGCACGACGTGACGGTCGGCTCGGAGAACATCTTCGCCGAGCTCATGGACCTCAAGGCGAGCGGCGAGACCGAGGTCGAGGTGGACGCGCTGGCCGTGGTGGCCCAGCTCCAGGAGCGCTACCACGCCCTGTGGCAGGAGCTCACGGCCGTCGAGGAGTTCGGCGTCGACGAGCTGTACCGCGTCGAGCAGCGCATCGCCCGGCTCAACGACCTGGGCTTCGACGTCGACGAGCTGGAGATCCGCAGCGACTCCGAGCGGGTGCGGATCCAGCCCAAGGTGGTCGAGGCCGGCCACCACCGTCGCGAGCTGAACGAGCTGACCGGCCTGGACGTGGAGGACAGCCAGGCGCGCCGGCTGCTGGGCGACCTGGCGGCGTTCACCGCCCACCGTCAGCTGGGCCACCTCCCGCGCCGCGTCGCCGCCCGGCGGTGGCTGGCGCAGGTCTACACGCCGATCGTGGACATGCTGCCGGAGGAGCTGGCCGGCAAGATCGCACCGGCGCAGTACTTCCACGAGGTGCTCGAGCACCGGTGGTACCTCTCCGAGCAGGCCGGTCACGAGGTGGACATCTTCGACTCCGCGGCCGACTACGTCGCCACCGTGCTGCCCGGGCGCCCCTCCGACACCTCGGGTGCGCTGCCTCCCCCGTCCTGACCGTGGCGCCCCGACCCGAGGGCGGGCGTCAGGGCGCGCCGTGCTCCGCCAGGGCGGCGGCCACCCGGCCCCGGTCCAGCGGACCGGTGAGCGCGAGCGCCCACAGCAGCAGCCGCGCCTTGACCGGCGGCAACCAACCCGCCCCCAGCACGCCGCGGTCGAGCAGGTCCAGCTCGGCCCCCGGGTAGCCGTACGTCGCCCGGGCGGTCGGTCCTGCACCGGTGCGGGTGGCGACCACGACCGGCACGACGGCGGCGACCTGCCCGACGACGTCGGCCATCGCCGTCGACACGTGCCCGGCACCGAGCCCGGCCACCACCACCGCGTCGACGCCGGCGAGGTCGAGCGAGCCCAGCACGAACCCGTCGTCGCCCAGGTGGGTGGCCACCAGCGGCACCCGTGGCCGCCGCGCGGCCGGCGCGCGGTCGCCGGGGACGGCCAGCGCCGCGGCGCGCCGGGGCGGCGGCGCGGCATAGCGGACCTCGGTCTCCACGCAGCGCCCCACGGGGCCGAACGACGGCGAGGCGAACGCCGCCGGTGCCATCGAGTCCGTCTTGCTCACCCAGCGGGCGGCATGGACCTGCTCGGCGAGGGCGACCAGGACCCCGCGGCCGGCCGAGGCCGGGGCGAGGGCGACCCGGGCGGCGGTGAGCAGGTTCGCGGGACCGTCGGCGCCAGCGGCATCGGCCGCACGCATCGCCCCGGTGAGCACCAGCGGCACCGGGGAGTCCCAGAGCAGGTCGAGCAGGAACGCGGACTCCTCGAGGGTGTCCGTGCCCTGGGTGAGCACCACGCCCTGCGCGCCGGCGCCCACCTCCGCGCGCGCCCACGCCAGCGCGCCCAGCAGGTCGGTCTCGGCCAGCGACGGGCTCGGCAGCCGGGCCAGCGTCGTGGCTCGCACCGCGGCGAGGTCGGCGAGGCCGGGCACCGCGGCGGCGAGCTCGGCGGCACCCGCGGTCGGCACCACGGCGGAGCCGCCGGCGGCGGAGGGGGTCGAGGCGATGGTGCCGCCGAGGGCACCCACCGCCAGCACGGGTCGACTCATGGGCCCATCCTGCCCGGCGCCGTACCGACGCTGTCGGCGGCCGGTGTCAGGCTGGAGCCATGGACGAGTCCCTGAGCGAGGACCCGGGGCCGGGGCGGATGGGCGGCACGCCGGAGCGGCCCGCCCGGTTCTTCGCCGACGCCGCGGAGTTCGGCGCCTGGCTGGCCGCGCACCACGACACCGCGACGGAGCTGTGGATGGGGCTGTACAAGAAGCACGTGCCCGATCGCGGCCTGACCTGGGAGCAGGCCGTGCCGGAGGCGTTGTGCTGGGGCTGGATCGACTCGGTCGCCCAGCGCATCGACGACGACTCGAGGCGCCAGCGCTGGACGCCGCGGCGGCCCACGAGCAACTGGAGCCGGGTGAACCTGGAGCTCGTCGAGCGGCTGCGGGCCGAGGGCCGGATGCAGCCCAGCGGCCTGGCGATCTGGGAGCAACGCCGCACCTCCCCCGCGCCCTACCTCCACGAGCGCGACGGTGAGCCGATCCTGCCCGAGGCGTACGCCGCCCGCCTGGCCACCGACCCGGCCGCGGCCGCGTTCTGGGCCGAGGCGACCGCGGGATACCGGCGGTTGTGCGTGACGTGGGTGCTCAACGCCAAGCAGGAGGCCACCCGGGAGCGCCGGATGAGCCAGCTGGTCGCGTGCTGTGCGGCCGGCGGGCTGGTCCCCTCCCAGCGCTACGGCGACGTGCCGCGCTGGGTGGAGCGGGCCGCCGCCGCGGCCCGGGCCGCCACCTCGTGAGGGCGGCGCAGCGGTTATCCTCAGCGACCGTGGCTGAAGCAGAGTTCCGGTACTCCGACCTCCTCCCGACCGGCGCGGACGACACGCCGTACCGGCTGATCACCACCGAGGGCGTCGAGACCGTCGCCGGGCCGGACGGCCGGACGTTCCTCAAGGTCGACCCGGCCGCCATCCAGCGGCTCACCGCCGAGGCGATGCACGACATCAGCCACTACCTGCGTCCCGCGCACCTGCGCCAGCTGCGCCGGATCATCGACGACCCCGAGGCCTCCGGCAACGACCGCTTCGTCGCCCTGGACCTGCTCAAGAACGTCAACATCTCCGCCGGCGGCGTGCTGCCGATGTGCCAGGACACCGGCACCGCGATCGTGATGGGCAAGAAGTCCGAGGGTGTGCTCACCGGCGCCGACGACGCCGAGTGGATCAGCAAGGGCGTCTTCGACGCCTACACCAGCCTGAACCTGCGCTACAGCCAGCTGGCCCCGCTGACGACGTACGACGAGAAGAACACCGGCTCCAACCTGCCGGCGCAGATCGAGCTCTACTCCACCCCCGGCGGGGACCAGAAGTCGCCGGAGTACAAGTTCCTCTTCATGGCCAAGGGCGGCGGCTCGGCCAACAAGTCCTTCCTCTTCCAGGAGACGAAGGCGATCTTGAACCCCAAGCGGATGCTGGAGTTCCTGGACGAGAAGATCCGTTCGCTCGGCACGGCCGCCTGCCCGCCGTACCACCTGGCCGTGGTCATCGGCGGCACGTCGGCGGAGTTCGCCCTGAAGACCGCGAAGTACGCCTCCGCGCACTACCTCGACAACCTGCCCACCGAAGGCTCGATGAGTGCCCACGGCTTCCGGGACCTCGAGCTGGAGGAGGAGGTCTTCAAGCTCACCCAGGGCTTCGGCATCGGCGCCCAGTTCGGCGGCAAGTACTTCTGCCACGACGTGCGCGTGGTGCGCCTGCCCCGACACGGCGCCTCCTGTCCCGTCGCCATCGCGGTCTCCTGCTCCGCGGACCGCCAGGCGCTCGGCAAGATCACCGCCGAGGGCGTCTTCCTCGAGCAGCTCGAGACCGACCCCGCGCAGTACATGCCCGACGCCGGCATCGCCGAGGACATCGCCGGCGGCGAGGTCGTCCAGGTCGACCTCAACCGACCGATGAGGGAGATCCTCGCCCAGCTCTCGCAGTACCCGGTCAAGACCCGGCTCTCGCTGACCGGCCCTCTCGTGGTGGCCCGCGACATCGCGCACGCCAAGATCCAGGAGCGCCTCGACGCCGGCGAGGAGATGCCGCAGTACATGAAGGACCACCCGGTGTACTACGCCGGGCCGGCCAAGACCCCCGAGGGCATGGCGTCGGGCTCCTTCGGCCCCACCACCGCCGGCCGGATGGACTCCTACGTGAAGTCCTTCCAGGCCGCCGGCGGGTCGATGGTGATGCTGGCCAAGGGCAACCGCTCCAAGCAGGTCACCGAGGCGTGTGCCGAGCACGGCGGCTTCTACCTCGGCTCGATCGGCGGCCCCGCCGCCCGCCTGGCCCAGGACTGCATCCGGAGCCAGGAGGTCATCGAGTACCCCGAGCTCGGGATGGAAGCGGTCTGGAAGATCGAGGTCGAGGACTTCCCCGCCTTCATCGTCGTCGACGACAAGGGCAACGACTTCTTCACCGACCCCGGCGGTGCGGTGACGGTGCCGCTGGCGGGCATCCGGGTCCGTTCGTCCCAGTAGGTCCTGGTCCGGCCTGACCATGCGGCGTCCCGGTCGGACCACTTCGTCCCGGATGTGCTGCGCGAGACGCGCAGAACAGGTGGGATGGTCCCGTGGAGGGAGTGGTGGGGGCTCCGGTTCCGAGGTGGGTCGCGGCCGCCCCGGTGCTCTCAGGCGCCCTGGTCGCGGCGGTCGGGGCCGCGCTGCTCGCGGCGTTCCTGCTCGGTGACGCGACAAGGGCGCTGCGTCCCGACCTCGCGCTGAGCCTCCTCGGCTCCGGTGCCAGCCTCGCACTGCACCGCCGGCGT
This genomic window contains:
- a CDS encoding alpha/beta fold hydrolase, which encodes MTTSDEAFAPLPSGVELCYQTFGEASGEPLLLVMGLGGPMTWWPDALCRMLAEAGFYVVRYDNRDIGRSSRMSGQVGVGTLARALLGRATSAPYSIDDLAQDALGLMDHLGLDSAHVVGVSMGGMVAQTMALTAPQRVRSLTSIMSTTGHRRVGWQSPALLTTLRASRGPGKQAYVERSVVVWGLIGSPGFRQPEEELRDRAGATWERGIDDAGVRRQALAVLTQPDRTPRLGSLQMPTLVMHGLDDRMVHVSGGRATARAIRGAELVVIPGWGHDLPEALYPTFVRWISRTAERALSAR
- a CDS encoding ABC transporter ATP-binding protein, with protein sequence MAAITMKNIVKKYGDGFPAVNDVSIDVADGEFMILVGPSGCGKSTLLRMIVGLEDITSGDMMIGDRRVNDLAPRERNLAMVFQNYALYPHLTVFENIAFPLRLAKMPDEEVDRLVRDAAETLELTEHLDRKPGNLSGGQRQRVAMGRAIVRKADAFLFDEPLSNLDAKLRGQMRTEIARLQRQLGITTVYVTHDQTEAMTLGDRVAVLKRGLLQQLATPRELYENPGNLFVAGFIGSPPMNFLPATVEGTSVQLPFGSVEIPADKAERAAGRGLLIAGIRPEHFEDASLADEKKAGSTFTAEVDTVEWLGNETYAYIPFEAPPEVTRELAQLEKDLDSEALRTQLIVSLDGASRIQEGQEAEIWVDGRRIHLFDPETGENLTVDRERAGRIAASEVSAH
- a CDS encoding carbohydrate ABC transporter permease; the encoded protein is MKNRIGIIVGCALIMLWCLLPVAWIISLSFKSETAITNGSPGFFPADGAGAGWDNYKAVWDNEQFRRAIFNSIGISLIATLLSIIVATLAAYAIARLEFRGKKAVLTIALAIAMFPVVSLVGPLFDMWRAFGLYDTWPGLIIPYMSFTLPLAIWTLSAFFREIPWEMEQAAQVDGATSWQAFRKVIVPLAAPGVFTAAILTFFFAWNDFVFGISLTSTEAARPIPASLSFFVGSDPFNRPASLLAAGAVIATIPIIIIVLIFQRKIVAGLTSGAVKG
- a CDS encoding carbohydrate ABC transporter permease, which encodes MTATTTAPAPGKRKRAAKATVSDRTKAETRLGQKLVAPAIILMLLVTAFPMLRALYLSTFDYALTAPDDRSFVGLSNYVTALTDPLFWQTTGITVVYMLVTVAVELVIGFVFAMVMHRVIFARGVIRTSILIPYGIITVVSGFAWQFAFSYQNGFVNGWLPFIGEDFNWFGDTTPAVIAIMVSEIWKTTPFMSLLLLAGLAQVNEDMIEAAKVDGATWWQRLTKVILPNMRAAIMVAVLFRALDAYRIFDNIFVMTAGAVKTESISFLTYRQTIEQFQLGLGSALSVLLFLSVLIVAFLIVKLFRVDLAQARQE
- a CDS encoding extracellular solute-binding protein, whose amino-acid sequence is MTSLALGTLVACGSEGKPTLNWYVNPDGVPVFERYAKECSTDDYDLSVQLLPSSATDQRTQLARRLAAEDSSTDLMNLDPVFVAEFANAGWLKEVTGEPADKVNASIEGDGEYLAGAADTVTWEDKVYAIPLWANTQVLWYRKSLAEAAGLDMTQPVTWDQVIDAAADNGGTVGVQGNKYEAYVVWINALIQGAGGDIVSNTEAGRDADIGLDSEAGRAAAAVIKKLADSRAAQPDLSVSNEGTSLGQMYDGPGEFMVNWTFVYQNYAGLVGAPDGITEEQFKDLGWARYPRTVKDDPSRPPVGGINIGVGAYGDHPDWAKEAAECITSVKVQVDLALEAGLMPSTNAAYDQVKESGDYPADLIELFRTSVDEGGTRPKSAFYAMISSALQAKWHSPRSVDPKSTPKDSAEYLKAVLEGKSLL
- a CDS encoding DUF4032 domain-containing protein; the protein is MALQLVASRTDPALFRLPWRTPLAEWPEWHLVPLPRGLSRHVVRVVRVNRQFLAIKETEEPIALREYDVLRDLQRIHQPAVVPRGVVTGRVSTDGEPLPAALITEHLHYSLPYRTVFQHGLSLEQAPALVDALVVLLVRLHLAGFYWGDVSLSNTLFRRNAEGFAAYLVDAETGELRERISDALREHDVTVGSENIFAELMDLKASGETEVEVDALAVVAQLQERYHALWQELTAVEEFGVDELYRVEQRIARLNDLGFDVDELEIRSDSERVRIQPKVVEAGHHRRELNELTGLDVEDSQARRLLGDLAAFTAHRQLGHLPRRVAARRWLAQVYTPIVDMLPEELAGKIAPAQYFHEVLEHRWYLSEQAGHEVDIFDSAADYVATVLPGRPSDTSGALPPPS
- a CDS encoding asparaginase domain-containing protein — protein: MSRPVLAVGALGGTIASTPSAAGGSAVVPTAGAAELAAAVPGLADLAAVRATTLARLPSPSLAETDLLGALAWARAEVGAGAQGVVLTQGTDTLEESAFLLDLLWDSPVPLVLTGAMRAADAAGADGPANLLTAARVALAPASAGRGVLVALAEQVHAARWVSKTDSMAPAAFASPSFGPVGRCVETEVRYAAPPPRRAAALAVPGDRAPAARRPRVPLVATHLGDDGFVLGSLDLAGVDAVVVAGLGAGHVSTAMADVVGQVAAVVPVVVATRTGAGPTARATYGYPGAELDLLDRGVLGAGWLPPVKARLLLWALALTGPLDRGRVAAALAEHGAP
- a CDS encoding YdeI/OmpD-associated family protein, translated to MDESLSEDPGPGRMGGTPERPARFFADAAEFGAWLAAHHDTATELWMGLYKKHVPDRGLTWEQAVPEALCWGWIDSVAQRIDDDSRRQRWTPRRPTSNWSRVNLELVERLRAEGRMQPSGLAIWEQRRTSPAPYLHERDGEPILPEAYAARLATDPAAAAFWAEATAGYRRLCVTWVLNAKQEATRERRMSQLVACCAAGGLVPSQRYGDVPRWVERAAAAARAATS
- a CDS encoding fumarate hydratase: MAEAEFRYSDLLPTGADDTPYRLITTEGVETVAGPDGRTFLKVDPAAIQRLTAEAMHDISHYLRPAHLRQLRRIIDDPEASGNDRFVALDLLKNVNISAGGVLPMCQDTGTAIVMGKKSEGVLTGADDAEWISKGVFDAYTSLNLRYSQLAPLTTYDEKNTGSNLPAQIELYSTPGGDQKSPEYKFLFMAKGGGSANKSFLFQETKAILNPKRMLEFLDEKIRSLGTAACPPYHLAVVIGGTSAEFALKTAKYASAHYLDNLPTEGSMSAHGFRDLELEEEVFKLTQGFGIGAQFGGKYFCHDVRVVRLPRHGASCPVAIAVSCSADRQALGKITAEGVFLEQLETDPAQYMPDAGIAEDIAGGEVVQVDLNRPMREILAQLSQYPVKTRLSLTGPLVVARDIAHAKIQERLDAGEEMPQYMKDHPVYYAGPAKTPEGMASGSFGPTTAGRMDSYVKSFQAAGGSMVMLAKGNRSKQVTEACAEHGGFYLGSIGGPAARLAQDCIRSQEVIEYPELGMEAVWKIEVEDFPAFIVVDDKGNDFFTDPGGAVTVPLAGIRVRSSQ